One segment of Bacteroidota bacterium DNA contains the following:
- a CDS encoding acyl-CoA desaturase has product MENTNRNTKEFQKVLKHRVHNHFNFNQANMKSTGKSYLKYMFLILSFVGLYISLFSVIQTPLTLWLCCLTMGLLMAAIGLNISHQAMHGNISHRKNVNRFMGYTFNMLGMSDYIWHIKHDVFHHSYTNDFENDEALKEGDALRLSPDAPHKWFHRYQHYYAFVVYALFTIFWAFALDMEKLNRYNRNGHPTKKQGHDFSQLLKFWLTKVLYIFAFIFLPLSFLSITFGQWLIGFLTMHIIASLIITHVLQVEHLFTGVANPSAEEQSWMSNQIQGTSNFKTKNPILQWLVGGSNYQIEHHAFPYISADHFKEIQPILIQTAAEYHITYYEHPGFWIAVKEHYKYLKLCNYSGTTRIQNP; this is encoded by the coding sequence ATGGAAAATACTAACAGAAACACCAAGGAATTTCAAAAAGTACTTAAGCATAGAGTACACAATCACTTCAACTTTAACCAAGCAAATATGAAATCTACAGGGAAAAGTTATCTCAAATATATGTTCCTCATTCTTTCATTTGTGGGATTGTATATTTCACTTTTCTCCGTTATTCAAACACCTTTAACCTTATGGCTCTGTTGCTTAACTATGGGTTTGTTAATGGCAGCTATAGGGCTAAACATCAGTCACCAAGCCATGCACGGCAACATATCGCACCGCAAAAATGTGAACCGCTTTATGGGATATACTTTTAATATGCTTGGCATGAGCGATTATATATGGCATATCAAACACGATGTATTCCACCACAGTTATACCAATGATTTCGAAAACGATGAGGCACTTAAAGAAGGTGATGCACTGAGACTTTCGCCCGATGCCCCTCATAAATGGTTTCACCGCTACCAACATTATTATGCTTTTGTGGTCTATGCCCTCTTCACCATCTTTTGGGCATTTGCTTTAGATATGGAAAAACTGAACCGCTACAACCGCAATGGTCACCCTACCAAAAAACAGGGACATGATTTTTCACAATTACTCAAATTTTGGTTGACCAAAGTATTATATATATTCGCTTTTATATTTTTACCCCTTTCATTTTTATCCATCACTTTCGGACAATGGCTTATCGGATTTTTAACGATGCATATAATTGCCAGCCTCATTATAACCCATGTACTGCAAGTAGAGCATTTATTTACAGGAGTTGCCAACCCAAGTGCAGAAGAGCAATCGTGGATGAGCAACCAAATACAAGGCACGTCAAATTTCAAAACAAAAAACCCGATATTGCAATGGTTGGTAGGTGGTAGCAATTATCAGATCGAGCATCATGCTTTTCCTTATATTTCTGCCGATCACTTCAAAGAGATTCAACCCATCCTTATACAAACTGCCGCCGAATATCATATTACTTATTACGAGCATCCTGGCTTTTGGATTGCTGTGAAAGAGCATTATAAGTACTTAAAATTATGTAACTACTCAGGTACAACACGTATTCAAAACCCTTGA
- a CDS encoding LptF/LptG family permease, with amino-acid sequence MKKLHLFVFKEFIGPFVLTFFISMFVLVMQFLWLWIDEFVGKGLEWYVIAQIFIYQAATLVPLALPLAVLLSTIMTFGNLGQHYELVAMKSAGISLRRISMPIFIFCGMMMVLAFYFANVQIPDAQLKIRTLLYDIQQQKPAFNIKEGLFYNQIDGYSIKVGKKDADNQNMHEVMIYDHTSNKGNVSLILADDGKMAMNEDKDKLMVTLYKGTRYEEMEDKDNNKRTYPFSVTTFGKQEIVMDLSAFKLNRSDEDFFKENYQMLNILELDEAIDSLNIGELGKRMGFLNNMSTYFHLHDSSGQQRIVKNPYIVKGKDLTANFSKSEKQKIYSAALNSTRTLKGIADFSVVTLQNGYEFENRFRLEWHRKFTLSIACIIFFFIGAPFGAIVRKGGLGMPMVSAIVIFIIYYMITVAGEKASNENVFSPFIGMWLSSFVMIPLGLFLTYKASIDSNLFNKEWYYNIARKVQAWLQFKKDKDIIVESE; translated from the coding sequence TTGAAAAAGCTACACCTATTCGTATTCAAAGAGTTCATTGGGCCATTTGTGCTCACCTTCTTCATTTCCATGTTTGTGCTAGTGATGCAGTTCCTATGGCTTTGGATCGATGAGTTTGTGGGCAAAGGATTGGAATGGTATGTGATTGCCCAAATATTTATATATCAAGCTGCCACATTGGTACCACTTGCTTTGCCACTGGCCGTGCTGCTCTCCACCATTATGACCTTTGGCAACCTAGGCCAGCACTACGAATTGGTTGCTATGAAATCGGCTGGAATTTCTTTAAGACGCATATCCATGCCAATTTTTATTTTTTGTGGGATGATGATGGTTCTTGCTTTTTATTTTGCTAATGTACAAATACCCGATGCCCAGTTAAAAATCAGGACTTTATTATATGATATACAACAGCAGAAACCTGCATTTAATATTAAAGAAGGATTATTCTATAATCAGATAGATGGGTATAGCATAAAAGTGGGAAAGAAAGATGCCGACAACCAGAATATGCATGAGGTAATGATATACGACCACACCTCCAATAAAGGCAATGTGAGTTTGATATTGGCCGACGATGGTAAAATGGCAATGAACGAAGATAAAGACAAACTAATGGTGACCTTATATAAAGGCACACGCTATGAGGAAATGGAAGACAAAGACAATAACAAACGTACCTATCCTTTTAGTGTTACCACTTTCGGCAAACAGGAAATAGTAATGGATCTGAGTGCATTTAAGCTGAACAGAAGTGATGAGGATTTTTTCAAAGAGAATTATCAAATGCTTAATATACTCGAGCTCGATGAGGCAATAGATTCCTTGAATATAGGCGAACTGGGAAAACGGATGGGATTTTTAAATAATATGAGTACCTATTTTCATTTGCACGATTCTAGCGGTCAGCAACGCATCGTGAAAAATCCATATATAGTGAAAGGGAAAGACCTCACCGCAAATTTTTCGAAAAGTGAAAAACAAAAAATATATTCTGCTGCATTAAATAGTACGAGGACGCTTAAAGGAATTGCTGATTTTTCGGTAGTTACTTTACAAAATGGATATGAGTTTGAGAATAGGTTCAGACTCGAATGGCATAGAAAATTTACTTTAAGCATTGCTTGTATCATATTCTTTTTTATAGGTGCTCCCTTTGGAGCCATTGTCCGCAAGGGAGGTTTGGGCATGCCCATGGTGTCGGCCATTGTTATATTTATTATATATTATATGATTACGGTGGCTGGCGAGAAAGCATCGAACGAAAATGTATTTAGTCCGTTTATAGGAATGTGGCTTAGCAGTTTTGTAATGATCCCCTTGGGATTATTTCTGACTTACAAAGCAAGTATCGACAGTAATTTATTTAATAAAGAATGGTATTATAATATTGCCCGAAAAGTGCAAGCGTGGTTGCAGTTCAAGAAAGATAAAGATATTATAGTAGAATCAGAATGA
- a CDS encoding glycosyltransferase family 4 protein, giving the protein MKVLFLSNRVPFPPNDGGTVGVYQALMGLVDLGIDVTFFSLNPSRNKVDLKNALELEKIPHKEIYNIQTDITPWGALKNLLQNKSYHISRFYNKNIADKLAALLQKNRYDIIHFDGLQITIYLDIVRRYSQAKCVMRAANVEHKIWEGLAEHSANIFKKWYLKTAAQQLKKYELETIKHLDGLITVSIEDAAYFKQSGFDKEIHIAYTGFDITKLPPHTKVENCIYHIGAMDWMPNIEGLRWFMKEVWPLVHQKKSKLVLHLAGKNMEQEFYQYNNLNVNNHGQVQDALEFVSDKSTLIVPLFSGSGMRVKTVEAMAMGKTIIGTKMAAQGLPEEVKEYMIIVKTAKEFAEKIIYYANHTHEAHTLGQEAKLYAATHFEVKQIAESVVKYYNTVDSR; this is encoded by the coding sequence ATGAAAGTACTTTTTCTGAGTAACCGGGTTCCTTTTCCACCCAATGATGGCGGTACTGTAGGCGTATATCAAGCATTGATGGGCTTGGTAGATTTGGGAATTGATGTTACTTTCTTTTCCCTGAATCCTTCACGAAATAAAGTAGATTTGAAGAATGCTTTAGAATTAGAAAAAATACCACACAAAGAAATATATAATATACAAACCGATATCACTCCATGGGGTGCTTTAAAAAATTTATTGCAAAATAAATCTTATCATATATCACGTTTCTATAATAAAAATATTGCTGATAAACTAGCTGCACTATTACAAAAAAACAGGTATGACATTATACATTTCGATGGATTGCAAATAACTATATATCTAGATATCGTTCGCCGCTATAGTCAAGCCAAATGCGTAATGCGGGCTGCCAATGTAGAACATAAAATATGGGAAGGGCTTGCAGAACACAGTGCAAATATCTTTAAAAAATGGTATTTGAAAACTGCAGCACAGCAACTCAAAAAGTATGAACTGGAAACTATTAAACACCTAGACGGCTTGATAACAGTAAGTATAGAAGATGCAGCATATTTCAAGCAATCAGGTTTTGATAAAGAAATACATATAGCTTATACAGGCTTTGATATTACCAAATTGCCTCCACATACCAAAGTTGAAAATTGTATATATCATATCGGAGCTATGGACTGGATGCCGAATATAGAAGGCTTGCGTTGGTTTATGAAAGAAGTCTGGCCGCTGGTCCATCAAAAAAAATCAAAATTAGTATTACATTTGGCGGGCAAAAACATGGAACAAGAATTTTATCAATATAATAACCTCAATGTAAATAATCATGGACAAGTGCAGGATGCTTTGGAGTTTGTTTCTGATAAATCTACTTTAATAGTTCCCTTATTTTCGGGAAGTGGGATGCGGGTAAAAACTGTGGAAGCTATGGCTATGGGAAAAACTATTATAGGAACCAAAATGGCCGCCCAGGGATTGCCCGAAGAAGTGAAAGAATATATGATCATCGTAAAAACTGCAAAAGAATTTGCTGAAAAAATTATATACTATGCAAATCACACACACGAAGCACATACCTTAGGACAAGAAGCAAAACTATATGCCGCTACCCATTTCGAAGTAAAACAAATTGCAGAAAGCGTTGTTAAATATTATAATACAGTAGATAGTAGATAG
- a CDS encoding bifunctional 3,4-dihydroxy-2-butanone-4-phosphate synthase/GTP cyclohydrolase II, with amino-acid sequence MFDKIEEAIADIKAGKCIIVVDDEERENEGDFLCAARHATAEMINFMSKEGRGLICAPITEQRCNELQLDLMVGVNTTSHETPFTVSVDLLGKGCTTGISAQDRSKTVLALIDPATRPDDLGRPGHIFPLKAKDEGVLRRAGHTEATVDLARMAGLEPAGVICEIMKEDGTMARLDDLKIVAEKFDLKLITIKDLIEYRLKNESLIKREISVEMPTKYGDFDLVAYRQIVTGEEHLALVKGHWNPGEAVMVRVHSSCVTGDIFHSLRCDCGEQLHQAMQMINDNGHGVVVYINQEGRGIGLLNKLKAYKLQEQGLDTVEANEKLGFKMDERDYGVGAQILRDLGVTKMRLISNNPTKRVGLIGYGLEIVENIPLKIASNHHNENYLKTKKNKMGHDL; translated from the coding sequence ATGTTCGATAAAATAGAAGAAGCCATTGCAGATATAAAAGCTGGCAAATGTATTATAGTCGTTGACGACGAAGAGCGTGAAAACGAAGGCGACTTCCTGTGTGCCGCACGCCACGCCACGGCTGAGATGATTAACTTCATGAGCAAAGAAGGTCGCGGACTTATTTGTGCTCCCATCACTGAGCAACGTTGTAATGAATTGCAACTCGATTTGATGGTCGGAGTTAATACAACAAGCCACGAAACTCCGTTTACGGTTTCTGTTGATTTGCTGGGCAAAGGATGCACCACAGGTATCTCTGCTCAAGATCGTTCTAAAACTGTATTGGCATTAATAGATCCCGCAACACGTCCTGATGATTTGGGAAGACCCGGGCATATCTTCCCGCTTAAAGCCAAGGATGAAGGCGTTCTTCGCAGAGCTGGACATACAGAAGCCACCGTTGATTTGGCACGCATGGCAGGGCTTGAACCTGCAGGTGTGATATGTGAAATCATGAAAGAAGATGGTACTATGGCGAGATTAGATGACCTGAAAATTGTAGCAGAAAAATTCGATTTGAAACTTATCACCATCAAAGATTTAATAGAATATAGACTTAAAAATGAGTCCCTCATCAAACGTGAAATATCTGTGGAGATGCCAACCAAATATGGTGATTTCGACTTAGTAGCATATAGACAAATTGTAACAGGTGAAGAACATTTGGCTTTGGTGAAAGGTCATTGGAATCCTGGAGAAGCGGTGATGGTTCGTGTACATAGTAGTTGTGTAACAGGTGATATTTTTCATTCACTTCGCTGCGATTGTGGAGAGCAATTGCACCAAGCCATGCAAATGATTAATGACAATGGACATGGTGTAGTTGTATATATAAATCAAGAAGGACGTGGAATAGGTTTGTTGAATAAATTAAAAGCATATAAACTCCAAGAGCAAGGACTCGACACTGTGGAAGCTAATGAAAAATTAGGTTTCAAAATGGACGAGCGTGACTATGGTGTAGGTGCACAAATCTTACGTGATTTGGGCGTAACTAAAATGCGTTTAATATCTAACAACCCAACAAAACGTGTAGGTTTAATAGGTTATGGATTAGAAATCGTAGAAAATATTCCACTCAAAATTGCGTCGAATCATCATAATGAAAATTATTTGAAAACGAAGAAAAATAAAATGGGGCACGACTTGTAA
- a CDS encoding quinone-dependent dihydroorotate dehydrogenase gives MYTLAKNILFMMSPERAHYVTMYMLRILRVLGLGKIFFKTHKQKGVDFLGLHFPNKVGLAAGFDKDSRWLPELQMLGFGHIEVGTVTPLAQPGNPKPRLFRLLKDQALINRMGFNNMGVDSMVERLKNRPAGLIVGGNIGKNKVTPNDLAFLDYQICFKKLYNYVDYFTVNVSSPNTPGLRELQDKGQLMHILSGLVATRQLYISEGKPRKPILLKIAPDLTHEQLDEIITIYFHTGIEGIVATNTTIERPHLHPSNANETGGLSGKPLTKHSTKVIQYIHEKSLGKIPLIGVGGIHSTEDAEEKLEVGAKLVQLYTGFIYGGPGLVKDLGEL, from the coding sequence ATGTATACCCTTGCCAAAAATATATTATTTATGATGAGTCCTGAACGGGCACATTATGTTACAATGTATATGCTCAGAATCTTGCGTGTATTGGGCTTGGGCAAAATATTTTTCAAAACTCATAAGCAAAAGGGCGTAGATTTTTTGGGTTTGCATTTCCCAAATAAAGTTGGATTGGCGGCAGGTTTCGATAAAGATTCAAGATGGTTGCCTGAACTTCAAATGCTCGGTTTCGGACATATAGAAGTGGGAACTGTTACCCCATTAGCCCAACCTGGAAATCCCAAACCTCGATTGTTTAGGTTATTAAAAGACCAAGCTTTAATTAATAGAATGGGCTTTAATAATATGGGCGTGGATAGTATGGTAGAACGTTTGAAAAATCGTCCTGCGGGTTTGATAGTAGGCGGAAATATAGGAAAGAACAAAGTAACGCCTAACGATCTTGCTTTCTTGGATTATCAAATATGTTTTAAGAAATTATATAATTACGTAGATTATTTTACGGTAAACGTAAGCAGTCCCAACACGCCGGGCTTACGTGAATTGCAGGACAAGGGGCAACTCATGCATATATTAAGCGGCTTGGTTGCCACACGACAATTATATATTAGTGAAGGAAAACCGCGGAAACCTATTTTGCTAAAAATTGCACCAGATTTAACTCACGAACAACTGGACGAAATTATTACTATATATTTTCATACAGGCATAGAAGGAATTGTTGCCACCAACACAACGATTGAACGCCCTCACTTACATCCCTCAAATGCAAATGAAACAGGTGGACTCAGTGGTAAACCATTAACCAAACATTCCACTAAAGTTATACAGTACATCCATGAAAAATCACTCGGCAAAATTCCTTTGATAGGTGTAGGTGGAATACATAGTACAGAAGATGCAGAAGAGAAACTGGAAGTAGGAGCTAAATTGGTTCAATTATATACAGGTTTTATTTATGGTGGGCCTGGGTTGGTGAAGGACTTGGGGGAGTTGTAA
- a CDS encoding T9SS type A sorting domain-containing protein: protein MKKILYYIILFCIPMQLMAQYDPSAGVIGSKALYKDSNIFVAWTNACSINRGWQNIVDTSLGRTTVGDSNSIIGIADNNVVSLGDGGTIILNFSSPIFNGKGPDFAIFENSFDDGFLELAFVEVSSDGSTFHRFAAIDNNDTTIQYNNAAHLDATRLYNLAGKYRAGYGTPFDLEELKNIAGLDIYHITHIKLIDVIGSINDSFCSRDSRGLKINDPWPTPFPSGGFDLDAVGVIHDFNHTGFANMGSNKSIYIYPNPANDYIQIQNLESNSTIILYDITGKLIDVSQQQNIVNITDLIAGVYYLKIQQRNLCTYYSFIKQ, encoded by the coding sequence ATGAAAAAAATATTATATTATATTATATTATTCTGCATACCAATGCAATTGATGGCACAATACGACCCATCCGCTGGAGTGATTGGTAGCAAAGCTTTGTACAAAGATTCTAATATCTTTGTAGCATGGACAAATGCCTGTTCTATCAACCGTGGATGGCAAAATATTGTCGATACCAGTTTAGGCAGAACAACGGTGGGTGACAGCAATAGTATTATAGGAATAGCAGATAACAATGTAGTAAGTTTAGGCGATGGGGGAACTATTATACTAAATTTTAGTTCTCCGATTTTTAATGGTAAAGGTCCCGATTTTGCTATATTTGAAAACTCATTTGATGATGGTTTTTTGGAACTGGCATTTGTAGAAGTAAGTTCAGATGGAAGCACTTTCCATCGCTTTGCGGCGATAGATAATAATGATACTACAATACAATATAATAATGCAGCACATTTGGATGCTACGAGATTGTATAATCTGGCAGGAAAATACAGGGCAGGTTACGGTACACCTTTCGATTTGGAAGAATTAAAAAATATCGCCGGGCTTGATATTTATCATATTACGCATATCAAATTAATTGATGTAATTGGTTCTATTAATGATTCATTTTGTAGTCGTGACAGTAGGGGTTTGAAAATTAATGACCCGTGGCCAACACCTTTCCCATCAGGCGGCTTCGACTTAGATGCAGTCGGTGTGATACACGATTTTAATCATACAGGATTTGCAAATATGGGCTCAAATAAATCAATATATATATATCCAAATCCTGCAAACGATTATATACAGATACAAAATTTAGAGTCTAATTCAACCATAATTCTATATGATATAACGGGGAAGTTAATTGATGTTTCCCAACAGCAAAATATAGTAAATATTACTGATTTGATTGCAGGTGTCTATTATCTTAAAATACAACAACGAAATTTGTGTACTTATTATTCTTTTATCAAACAATGA
- a CDS encoding DUF4465 domain-containing protein, whose product MKKHIYTFAAFVMLSGFAVNAQTVADFESVIIPAAGYHNGSDFSKKFESGNIILKNSYDTAWGFPSWSGFAISNKIDTNTAGYFNQYSTIAGKGYNSSNNFALGYAFSTIILKNQAAGKEAKGFWITNNTYAYLSMKNGDSTFAKKFGGVSGNDTDWFKVTIQGYKAGNATKSKDFYLADFQNKDNSKDYIVKAWTWVDLTTVGNIDSLQFMFSSTDTGKYGMNTPGYFCMDNFVTSDNYTAVQNLTSNNSLYIYPCPASEIIYTSENLAGKTVSIFDMKGNKVYYNNHDAGNSIEVSLLTKGMYVLQILDGGNILQTKFVKQ is encoded by the coding sequence ATGAAAAAACACATCTACACATTTGCAGCATTTGTAATGCTATCGGGTTTTGCGGTAAACGCCCAAACAGTTGCCGATTTTGAAAGCGTCATCATTCCTGCTGCAGGATACCACAATGGGAGTGATTTCAGCAAAAAATTTGAATCCGGCAATATCATATTAAAAAATAGTTATGATACCGCTTGGGGATTTCCCTCATGGAGTGGGTTCGCCATTAGTAACAAAATTGATACAAACACTGCGGGATACTTTAATCAATATAGCACAATTGCAGGTAAAGGATATAATAGTTCTAATAACTTTGCATTAGGTTATGCGTTTTCAACTATTATATTAAAGAATCAAGCTGCAGGTAAAGAAGCAAAAGGGTTTTGGATTACCAATAATACTTATGCATATTTGAGTATGAAAAATGGAGATAGCACATTTGCAAAGAAGTTTGGCGGAGTATCCGGCAATGATACCGATTGGTTTAAAGTGACTATTCAAGGTTACAAAGCTGGAAATGCTACCAAAAGCAAAGACTTTTATCTAGCCGATTTCCAAAATAAAGACAACAGCAAAGACTACATCGTAAAAGCTTGGACTTGGGTAGACCTTACAACTGTGGGCAATATAGATAGTTTACAATTCATGTTTTCATCAACAGATACAGGCAAATATGGAATGAATACACCAGGCTATTTCTGTATGGATAATTTTGTAACCTCTGATAATTATACTGCGGTGCAAAATTTAACTTCAAATAATTCTTTATATATTTATCCATGTCCCGCAAGTGAAATTATATATACCAGTGAAAATCTTGCGGGCAAAACCGTAAGCATCTTTGATATGAAAGGCAATAAAGTATATTATAATAACCATGATGCAGGCAATAGCATTGAAGTATCTTTGCTGACAAAAGGCATGTATGTATTGCAAATTTTGGATGGAGGTAACATTTTACAAACTAAATTTGTAAAGCAATAA